Proteins encoded by one window of Tubulanus polymorphus chromosome 7, tnTubPoly1.2, whole genome shotgun sequence:
- the LOC141908351 gene encoding uncharacterized protein LOC141908351 has protein sequence MDLNSYRPTRNIDGLPEQFVKSLRMLFDILDEKNTGFIKLTDIQLYWHGNEEGLPEGVLDSLRQITPRSGKLSFDRFVTGLKIALLKTNYIRNEKSPVKKSRPKSYSSDSEGAPNNPKKAAAESGEQRQPSSNQLRSSPRKNPTATATVHPQQGQPGPTEPQRATSTNNHQPVYRSEKKFVLQGFPRSDQQQHQQQLPQREPTIIKRQRTQSDPTILDSSEIRNASGNFDINFPLPGDRYLQNKLPSKFFPTPAPLRASQDDNAIRRGGAHRSPTKISGSGPAAADSTKFQRNSVSDIPYGTGSSRFQQPNYSNTAPGQTFENVHGRTNSVLSTGSARNFTQTQQQQQQQDRSVFRDRSQSELTTAQDYKRSSYHENISPPPSKPDATNIRQSRSDSQLRGSGRTTTENKPNYRQHSAGNIRAANTSPVRPENSQSTSPVHKVAYKKMREPRRHTLQNGVDFNFVKKMKQLEQERDILIQGLQVVEEARDWYKHQITNVQERQQTLSKNQQLELPFSIEAQQERMTFQTAQIEEVNQKLICLIRSSEKGFGFHVDIPSASLTNAELIKQFNQDLSEQASRILKLEQEKSSLIKELFEAKAKITPPSEDNTFYD, from the exons ATGGATTTAAATTCTTACAGACCTACCAGGAATATCGACGGACTTCCCGAACAATTCGTCAAATCGTTGAGGATGTTATTCGACATTTTGGACGAGAAAAATACGGGATTCATTAAGCTGACCGATATCCAGCTGTACTGGCACGGGAATGAGGAAGGTCTACCGGAGGGCGTGCTCGATTCTCTCAGACAAATCACCCCTAGAAGCGGCAAGCTGAGCTTCGATCGTTTCGTCACCGGGTTAAAAATCGCCCTTCTGAAAACGAATTATATACGAAACGAAAAAAGCCCAGTGAAAAAATCTCGACCGAAGAGTTATAGTTCGGATTCGGAAGGCGCGCCAAATAACCCGAAGAAGGCGGCTGCGGAAAGCGGGGAACAGCGGCAGCCGAGTAGTAATCAGTTACGTAGTTCTCCGCGTAAAAACCCGACAGCGACAGCGACTGTGCATCCGCAGCAAGGGCAACCGGGTCCTACCGAGCCTCAGAGAGCAACGTCTACGAATAATCATCAACCGGTTTATAGATCAGAGAAGAAGTTCGTTTTACAGGGATTTCCGAGATCTgatcagcagcagcaccagcagcagctacCTCAGAGAGAACCAACTATCATTAAACGCCAAAGGACGCAAAGCGACCCAACAATCCTTGATTCATCAG AAATACGCAATGCATCCGGAAATTTCGACATCAATTTCCCACTGCCCGGAGATCGAtatcttcaaaataaactGCCGTCAAAGTTCTTCCCGACGCCGGCACCGTTACGAGCGAGCCAGGACGATAACGCGATCCGACGCGGCGGGGCACACCGTTCGCCGACGAAAATATCCGGATCGGGGCCGGCTGCGGCGGATTCGACGAAGTTTCAACGTAACAGCGTCAGCGATATTCCGTACGGTACCGGTTCGAGCCGGTTTCAACAACCAAATTACAGCAACACGGCTCCGGGCCAAACCTTCGAGAATGTTCACGGTCGGACTAACAGCGTTTTGTCGACCGGTAGCGCTAGGAATTTCACTCAaacgcagcagcagcagcagcaacaggaTCGTTCTGTATTCAGGGATCGGAGCCAATCCGAATTAACGACAGCTCAGGATTATAAACGCAGCAGTTATCACGAAAATATATCGCCGCCTCCTTCGAAACCGGACGCGACTAACATCCGACAATCGCGAAGTGACTCGCAACTGCGAGGCAGCGGACGAACTACGACCGAAAACAAACCGAATTATCGGCAACACTCGGCAGGGAATATACGAGCGGCGAATACAAGTCCCGTCCGACCCGAGAATAGTCAGAGTACGAGTCCCGTTCATAAAGTCGCGTATAAGAAGATGAGAGAGCCACGGCGGCATACGTTACAAAATGGCGTCGACTTTAATTTC GTCAAGAAGATGAAACAGTTGGAACAGGAACGCGATATTCTCATTCAGGGATTACAGGTCGTCGAAGAAGCTCGCGATTGGTACAAACATCAGATCACGAACGTGCAAGAACGACAGCAAACTCTATCTAAAAACCAACAACTC GAGTTGCCGTTCTCGATAGAAGCTCAACAAGAACGAATGACATTTCAAACGGCGCAGATTGAAGAAGTCAACCAGAAACTGATATGTTTGATTCGAAGTTCTGAAAAG GGTTTTGGTTTTCACGTCGATATACCGTCTGCATCTCTGACTAACGCTGAACTTATCAAACAGTTCAACCAG GATCTCTCTGAACAAGCGAGTCGCATTTTAAAACTGGAACAAGAGAAATCGAGTTTAATCAAAGAGCTCTTCGAAGCGAAAGCTAAAATCACGCCACCATCCGAGGACAACACGTTCTACGATTAA
- the LOC141908546 gene encoding diphthine methyl ester synthase-like translates to MFYLIGLGLGDVDDITVKGLNVVKGASRVYLEAYTSILTVGKEALEEFYGREVILADRDMVEQDSDTLLDNADKEDVAFLVVGDPLGATTHSDLIIRATEKNIKYKVIHNASIMNAVGCCGLQLYNFGETVSIVFWEENWKPESFYDKIMKNKSSGMHTLCLLDIKVKEQTVENMMRGRKIYEPPRYLTVNRASEQLLEIIRNRKQSGDEKVLDENTACIGLARVGTDAQKLCAGTLEQMQHVDIGGPLHSLVIAGDLHPLETDMMKLFAVNSEFLSLIKDK, encoded by the exons atgttttatttgatagGTTTAGGATTAGGAGATGTCGATGATATCACGGTGAAGGGTTTAAACGTAGTGAAGGGAGCCAGTAGAGTGTATTTAGAAGCGTATACGTCAATTCTTACCGTCGGAAAAGAAGCTTTG GAGGAATTTTACGGCAGAGAAGTGATTCTGGCGGACAGAGATATGGTTGAACAAGATTCGG aCACCTTGCTAGATAATGCCGATAAAGAAGATGTAGCTTTCTTGGTAGTCGGAGATCCTTTAGG GGCTACTACTCATTCAGATCTAATAATCAGAGCTAcagagaaaaatatcaaatacaaagTCATTCATAATGCGTCTATAATGAATGCAGTTGGATGTTGCGGTTTGCAG ttATACAATTTCGGAGAAACAGTGTCGATCGTATTTTGGGAAGAGAATTGGAAGCCGGAAAGTTTTTACGATAAGATCATGAAAAACAAATCGTCAGGCATGCACACGCTATGTCTATTGG ACATCAAAGTGAAAGAACAGACTGTAGAAAATATGATGAG GGGTCGGAAGATCTACGAACCGCCGCGATATTTGACAGTAAATCGAGCGTCCGAACAACTGCTAGAAATCatacgaaatagaaaacaATCCGGTGATGAGAAAG tgctCGATGAAAATACGGCATGTATCGGTTTAGCGAGAGTTGGAACCGACGCTCAAAAATTATGTGCCGGGACTTTAGAACAGATGCAACATGTAGATATCGGCGGACCATTACATTCACTAGTCATAGCTGGAGATTTACATCCATTAGAAACTgatatgatgaaattattcgcCGTAAATTCGGAATTTCTAAGTTTAATAAAAGATAAATGA